The genomic stretch AACAAGCTGGAGGTTCTTGCTGCCCGTATTGTCAACCTGTGATAAGCTCACATGAAGTGCAAGTATGTCTTCTGGTTTTAGACAGTAGAAGCAAACTGCCTTTAGCCTGTTTCTCTAGCAGACATCCAGGTCCTATTTTTACTCCATGGCTAGCAACCAACAGCAGTTTGTcttgaaggtttttgtttgtttggttggttggttgggttgggttgggttTTTCTGATAAGAGCTTTTAAGCTCACATTCTTCCCTTTGACCcagtcagcccctcccccccccaccccctccacccccacactcCAGTGGCTCCATTTTTGCCTTCCTTTGTGCCATCCGTAGAAGGAACGAGGAACGGCCCTTCTCAGTCATCCAGCTGCCCTCCCTACCCTCCCATTCCTTGGAGAGtctattttctgtatatagttttagtttgttttataaGAATTTGCTCTTAATTTTATCTACTCACTTTGGCTTAAGGTTGATCAATGCTCTCAAGAAAGTGAGTAGTGAGAATAAACTGGGAAATAACTCAGTTAGAGAAAAATATCATTGCCTGTGACTGGATTCTTTGAGCACTCTGGTTGTTACAGAAAAACCATCTGTTTTCCTGTCCATGTGGCACCATTTGTCAGGGCCCTAGAGTTGGAAATCCCATCAATTCACACAGGCAATGACCCAGAAGGGTTACTATTGAATCATATTAAATGCTGCCTTTTGTGAGTTAAAAATTTCTCTGtccacaaaattaaaagcaaataaaagatcTGCCAGGTCCAAAACATGAGCCCAGGAATTACATGGCCATGCATGTGAgcatgtatgtttgtgtatgttaATGTGTTCAGAGCAGGTTAGAACAGACTGAGCTTAAACTCAAGTAATACTAGTTTCTATTTACTTTGCAACAAAGTCAACACACTAGCAATTGTAACATCAGTAAAGCCGAAGTTCCCAAGTTAAAAGTTCATTTATGAAAGCATTTCCTTAACAGGTTAGTAAAATGATGGAATTTAAGAGCTAGTCCTGAagttcagtgtctttttttttttttttctaactaattTCCATTGACTCTTTTGCCCTCTGTCTTTTTACTTCCCTATTTGTCCTGTTCCTTTTTTCTACGACTTTTCACCTCTTGAACCTTTCATTTTTATAACCTCCCTTCTTTTGTctctatttcctttcatttcttttcttgatttctcccttctccttctttttcttcttcatatttttcctcCCAAACCcaaaattttttctctctcattctctctctcattaacTTTTATCTGAATTGTAGCAAAGTGACAGTCTATTACATGAAATACAACTCTTCTCTTTTCCACCATAAATTTTTGGGTCAGTGATCAAAATTTAGAGTGGGAATCAAAAAATaactatttcataatttctaacaAAAATTATTAACACAGAGAATAACatattcaactttattttttaaatattcaatttttttaatattcaacttTAAATATATGAACCTAAACATgagtattttaattattcacaaaattagaaaatttctcCTACGCTTAGATCTTTGAAAATTTTACCATATGGCCAAGATGTCTGTATATCCTTTTCTCCTGATCCTCTTTTGTACTTAATTCCAAGTGactatttatactttattttaatacttaatttaTGTGCctgggcatttctttctttctttcttttttttttttaagacaaacatTTTAAGGGATGAGACTAGGACTCAAtccaataaaaatagtaaataataaatgtaattcttTAATTGCTTATACTGAATGCTAAGTGCTTTGCTTTCAGCATCCGGTACCTGAGCATTTTTGAACTTGTGCCAGGACTGTAGTGCTTATTCTCCATCTCCAGCACCAGGCATCATGTAACACTTCAAATAGCAGTATCACCCAGCCCTTAAGGGAAATAGCTAGCTGTGGCCCATCCTGTGGATTTTTTCAGACATTGTTGAGTCTTCTGCCCCCACTAAATTCCACCATGTTTATTCACAGACAAAGAATTCCTTCCCTCATTGTAACTGTTTATGAATATTCACAGAATTCACAGCCCTGCCTTTCCAGGAATGATAAGTTCCTGCTGGTTGGAAGGCCCTGGTCtattctgtttttggttttggtggggttttttttatttgtttgcttgtttgtttcttttctttttaatgtttatttatttttgagagagagagacacagagtgtgagcagaggaggggcagagagagagggagacacagaatctgaaacagtctccaggctccaagctgtcagcacagacagcctgacacggggctcaaactcacaaaccatgagatcatgacctgagcggaagtcggacgctcaaccaactgagccacccaggtgcccctgtttgtttctttttttccctgtttcttaGTGAGGCTTAGAGACAACAGACATGTTGGGTTCTCTGTACCACCTTCTGACACATAGAACTCTCCACTTCCCTTCTTTGCCTGCTTATTTGATCAAGAGGAGAGATAAACCAAAGATGATCATGGAAGGCAATCAATTCCCTTTAATCCTGAGAGTGGCTAATTTGGAAGACATAACATAGTATAAGATATAAAGGACCTGATGACTGGACCCCAGAATTTGGTAAATTTCATATCTAGTTGCAAGTTGCAGAACCAGAAGAGAAAGTATGATCTCTGAGGGCAGCTAACTctcaagagaaagaaggaagagctaGCTGAACATGCCAAGTTATGTCTTTTGGACAGTTAAATGGGGCACCACCCCTTCTGAGGGGCAGAGTCTATCTACAAAGGGGAGAAGGGTGAGCTGAGGTTACTCTAAATGAGTTTCTtctacaggaaagaaaataggaCTCTGCCATCAGACTCTGTCCTTTGATTCTATATCTTATATTTCACATCAGGCTTTCTGGTCTTTTTTCATGTATAGGTTCCTCTTCTTGCGTAGGTACAAGGAATCATCTTCACAGCCAGGTGCACAGTATAAAGACTATTCAGTTATTTCTCCAATATCAAATTTAAAGACTCTTTTTCAACCTTCCCTGGGTGATAGCAAAATAGGGAATCATTCCATTTCCAATTGTACAGTTTTCATTACCAACATACTGTCTGCAGCCCACGATGGGCACTCTTCTCTGTGCATaatgtgaatacatttttatttgtattgcttTAATTATTGGCTAGGACTATTCTGACTTCTCCTTCACTTATTTCTATCTATCTCAGTGCTGAATTTCTCAGCATGTGAACTCCTTGATGGTAGTAGGAGCGGTACCCATTTAGTATATTCTATATGTTTTTGATGCCCTAACACCATGCAGAGAAAGTAATTTTCAGTTAATGACCTATTTGTTATGAatatattccaattaaaaatacTAGAGCTAGAAGAGACCTTAGTTAGCTTCATATGATCTAGcttcattatactttttttttaaatttttatttatttatttttgagagagagaaagtgagagcacaAGTATGCACacatacgagcaggggaggggcaaagagagagacagacagaatcccaagcagtctccacactgtcagcgcagagccccacatgggcttctaaagcacaaaccatgagatcatgacctgagccgaaatcgagagctggatggatgcctaaccaactgagccaaggaTCAGGCACCCTTGATCCAGCCTCCTTTTAAAGAACAGGAAATGGAAAGGCAGGAGTAACCAGCTAATGACCCAACAAATCACTGGCAGGGCCAGGATAAGACTCTCAATCTCCGATCCTTCTTGGCTTGTGTGGCAAGAGCTGTGATCTCGAATATCTCCATACTCTGAAGTGGCTGCCTTACTTGAACTGTACAGAATTTTCTGCAGACTATATTCAAGATATGTTTAGATAACAGAACTAAGCTTGACAGATCCTATTAAAACTACTATGATACaggatgaaaggaaggagggTGTGTAGGGAGTTgcgaagaaaaaaaaggaagattttttttatagcttatgattttaaagtttaaaaatggcaTTAACCTGGCTGATactgcctacattaaaaaaaaaattaaaaaccaacaaaGTAATAAAACTCAGGGTTCAGTTTTCAAACCCCAGCAGTATTATATAGGCTTACAAACACAAACTCTGATCTTGCTCTCACTAACTTTCAAGGTTGATCAGGCAGAATGAAAAAGGGAGGAGAAATTTCTCAAGCAGAGAGGATAATAGCATGCCCTTCTGTAtaacttgcattttatttccaGCCCTGCCAATGACttactatgtgaccttgagtgagtcaTTTCATCTCCGTGtgtcaattttctcatttgtaaagtaggATAATAAatactactttctgtctctctcctgggTGATGTTATTATCACcaccaattaatatttattggatgCCTGTTGGGCACATAATGCTGAAATAGGTGCTTTGAATGTTCAGGGGCGAGGGCGGGGGATGAGGGGGAGATTGCATCAGTGAAATATTTTCCATGAGCAAAAAGATAGAAGATTTTCAAAAGACAGAATTATTAGAGCTTAAAATAGCTATGGTTTATATTTTAAACCATGCTTCTCTGCTAGGATttatgtaatacatttttttccccttagcaaTTGTACAATACACCATGACAATTATAGTGCAGATATTGGTTTTACTTTTGGATGATTCCAAGTAACACTATCTTAAGTggttactgtattttctttatctggCTATAAATTATATCCTGAGCCTAAGGTATGTACAAACATTTATTAGATATTGATATTGAATCTTCTTTGCCTAGATACTCTATTTTGAAAACTTccccctctcattttttttaacagaataacACATTAAATGTCTAATACTGTAACaccttttcttcaaagaaaatgaagagaaatctgAGAAGTGGTCTATGAACACATCTCAGTTAAAACTAGAACTTCAATGCTGGGCAGTCCTCACTAGTGAGCCCAAACAAATGAGTTCCCTGCTCTGTTCCAGTCAGTCCTGTCTTCCCATCCATGGTGTCACTCACCTGATTCAGGTCCCACTTATCTCTCCTCTGGGCCATTAGAAGAGGCCCCAACCtgttcctctcactctctcttccttttaccATCTGCCTTTCACACTGACAAAGGAGTTTCCAAAAGTATCTGTGAATGGGTAAGCAAAATGTtggcatatacatacaaaatattattcagtcttaaaaaggaatgagtaactggggcacctgggtgactcagtcagttaagtatctggctcttgatttcggctcaggtcatgatctcacagttcatgaatttgagccccacattgggctctgtgctgacagtgcagagcctgcttgggattctttctctctccctctctctctgtccctcacccacttgtgctcagccatgctctctcgctctctctcaaaataaataaaattaaaataaattaaataaaaaaaataaaatgaaaaggaatgaaatgctgaTCTATGTTACAACATGTAAACCTTGAAGATACTCAACTGAGATAAATCAGACACAAAGGGACAAATAGTGCATGATTCCTCTTACAATGAGGTACCTACAATtagcaaattcatagagacagaaagctaatgatggttgccaggggctggaggagagagTGATGAGAATTATTAAAGGATACTGAGTTTCTATTTGAGGGGATAAAAAAGTTCTTGAGATAGTGGTGATAGTTTTAGAACATTGTGAATGTGGTtgatgccactgaattgtacaaataaaaatggttaaaatggtaatttttctgttagcatattttatcacaatcaaacaaaaaatttttaagcaaacgTGGTCCTATCATTTTCTTGttcagaaataataattaattgtttgaagaataaagtccaaactccttggTATGAGAGTAATTATCCCTCAGAATCAGGCCCCGGCTTATCTTtccaatgttcatttttttttttttccaacgttttttatttatttttgggacagagagagacagagcatgaacgggggaggggcagagagagagggagacacagaatcggaaacaggctccaggctccgagccatcagcccagagcctgacgcagggctcgaactcacagaccgcgagaccgtgacctggctgaagtcggacgcccaaccgactgcgccacccaggcgcccctccaatgtTCATTTTGACCACATCTACACCTCAACCCTACCCTGCAGTCACATTGGCAAAGTGATGGTCACCGAACCTGAGCcttctttgttcctctgttcctTGGCTCTCGAATCTTCTTCAGCCTGGAATACGTGTGCTTTGTTTCCACTCCCTTCTTCCTAACTGTGGAAACATTCCATAACCTTTGAAGCCCAACTCAAAACCGATTTCTCTGTGATGCCTCCATGCCAATATCAGAATTAATCATTCCCCCTTCAATTGGTCTGGTCACAATATGTTTCCTTGTAATTATTTATGAGCTCTGAATATAATGTGAATTCCTTAGGGGCAGAGTTATtctttgtttatctttctctgcaaTGATGATCAGAGCAGAGACTAGGATGAGGCAAGTGGTGATCTTATGGCACAAAATCTGTGAGCTTGAGAGcaagtttcttcttctgttttatgCCCTAATGGCCTCACTTGTTTCATCTGGGTCTCAGCTCTGGTGATCAGCAGTTTATCTTGACATCAGTAGGCACTTATAAAGcactgtattagttatctactaTGACATAACTATTTTCCCCAAACtatagcagcttaaaacaataaacatttattattgtaCACTTTCTGaaggtcaggaatttgggaatgGATTAAGTCAGTGATTCTGACTCAGGATCTCTCATGAGGGTACAGTAAAGATGTCAGTGAGGGCTACTGTGATCTGAGGACTGTTGtgatctgaaggcttgactggagCAAAAATATCAGGTTCCCAGGTGCTCCGTTTGTATGGCTGTTGGTGGGAGGCTTCAATTCCTTGACACATGGGTCTCTCTTCAGGGCTGTTTGAgtgtcctcacaacatggcagctgtcTCCCATTAGAGCAAGTGATTCAAGAATGGGACAAGGCAGAAACTATAACATCTTTTATGTGCTAGCCATAGAAATCACACACAGTCACTTCTGCACTATCCTGTGGTTACACAGGGCCACtctactaaatgaaagaagaccaCAGAGGATATGAGTACCAAGGAGGCAGTGATCTTTGGGGGACATTTTGGAGGATGGCTTCCACAGGCATGCTGGTTTGATTGTATTGAATTTGATTACCTACCAGCAGGCTAGTATTACTTCTATCGTCTGTTGCTAATATCTTCTAAAAATTtgacttttatcttttctttttaaattactgaataaCATAAATTGTTAACTTTCTGTTAATAAAGAATTGTGTCTgagtcatttttctgttttccatcacTAGTAGTGTTTTGCACCTACAGACAGCCTGATCAATGCATAATATCCACATCATTTTCAATAGGTAGGCATTTAGAACGAGAGCTTAGTGGGTTAACAAATTAATCTAGAGGTAATAGAACTAATAACTAGAACCCTGCTTAGTGCTCAGGTCAAGCTTGGAAAAGTAGATCATACAGAATGTTTAAGTAATgattggttcctttttttctataaatgcataagactattattattattttatcattatcattattattactttcctTTGGCCCCAAGAATTCCTGTTTCTTAGTCATAATATTGCACAGTGGCTTTAAAGGGAGAATTCCATCTCTCCTTCCTACTAGccatgaatatattatttaagttttctGTGATGTAGTTTCCTTGTCCGCAAAATGAAATGATTGATAGTGCTACTTCTTAGGTTTGTTGTATTAAATAAGGTAATTCaggtaaagtacttagcacaatgcttaataaatgtcaactatcattatttgtgtgtgtgtgtatatatatacatatatatatatatatatgtgtgtgtgtgtgtgtgtgtatacatatataaatgacattgatacatacacacacattcacacacaaatAACCTAGCCACCCCTAACCACTGTCTTCAGACATCCATTTTATAGATTCCCAGTGCCACACATTTTTGCTCACATCATTCCTCTAGCTTAAAATTTAAAGTCTTGCTCCTTCTCCCATCCTGCTAAATTTAATCTTTTCTTCAAGGAAGAGTTTCAGCAATTTTCCTGATCATGAAAATGTCTGCTTGTGCCCCAGAGCCCCAAAGCTTAATAACACCGCCTTCTCCTAAACTCTCTTAGTGCAATCAAATCCTatgtttccttgttttattttgaatcttggacccttccttcccctcccttacAGAGGGGAGGTTTTGTATCTTATAGTCCACTGTAATCCTGGTCGGTAGAATCCTGTTAATGATGAAGCTATAGAGTACCTAATGTAACATTTGTAATAAATGACTCTTTATCACAAGCAATGAACAGATTGTATTGTTACCACAAATAGGTGGGCAGTGTGCTCTTCCTTTATACGGATTCAAATTAGAACTCTGAACACAATTGTgttttatttgggaataaaaacacaatataGAGTGTTAAAATTTCAAGATATAAAAGcatctggattttaaaaacagtcatctttttttttttctcttaatcctGGAGTGGAAAGGAATCTAAAATACAAACCTCTTCAATTCAGTGATAGATCTATCAATACTAACAACTGAAACCACAGTGCCAGATTTGGAAGCAGTCTActtcaaactgaaagaaaaggcTTGGAAGGGAAGAATAAAAGATTGTTGACCGCCTGGCTTGAGCCAGGTGGTTTACAGTCATGAATATATCCAATCCTTACAGCAATCCTATATTATTGTGTTACTGTGTTATTATTCTATGTCTTTACatacaagaaaactacagctTAGAGGAATAAAGAAACTTGTCTAAAAAAGTgatagagctggaatttgaattcAGATCTGTGGGCTCCCATGCATGTAAAGAAGGTTCTAAAAGTCTTTTCCGTTCATCACATGGCACTGGCTTTCATGCTGTACTATATTCAGGACACAGGGTGATGATAGTGCAGTCATGGCAAAAGGCTGAGGAGCAGTCATCTCCCACGAAGCATAGCTTTTTCGGGATCTCCTTGTCAGGCACCCAGACTCCCAAAGGCCACAGCTATGTCTCTTTAAGAGGATAAACAGTGAGATGTAAACTATTGCCCTAAAAGATGCTGTGCTCTTGGACTCTAAATTACAGGAGCGTTGGGAGCACCATTTTTGTTGGAGGACCCCGCAAACCAGTTTCTACATCTCAAAAGACATATATATTTGCAGGATTACTGGGACCCAGATGGCAATCCAAATATGTGGGGAAACACGCTGGCTGATAAGGTATTTGCATTAGAAACAAATGGCTTCCCACCATCTATCTTGTTAAATAGGCATTGCATCAGCAGGCATTAACACACCATCAGCCCTGATTTTTTCTATCTGCCCTGAGCTGTAActgctccttccttcccataAAATGGCTTTTGTCTAGTAAACTTCACCTCTTCCTTCAAGACTAAAATCAAATGTCCCCTTCTTTCTGAAggctttcccttctttcctgggtaacattcttctttcttttctccccattgCATGCTGTTCACATGTGAATGGCACACTGGAATTATTTCTTTGTGCACCCAACCTCCCTTACCTAGGCTACAGAGGTGAGGTGCATGTCATGTCTTATCCATCAAGGTCATTTTTCTCAGAACCTATCAAAATGATTGCTACTCAGTCAAATCTCAGTAGATTATTGCATATTTGAGTAGGTGGATAAATGGACCGCAGTCACATTTAGTTCCCTTTTAGTTGTTCAGCAGCTTATTTTCCAAACCTTTAATAATCATCCAAGCATTTAATGTCATTCCTTCATTTGCTTGCCTTTCATACACTTTTTACTCATTTGGAAGTCTCActccaagagaaataaagaagaaacgtGCATTAGCCTGTTTTATTCCATGTTTACTCTtttgatggaaaaaaacaaaaacattgaaacTCCAGGCCAAATGAAATTGTTGAATTGTCTGAGGATTTCAATTATTCAtgatttctctcttaaaatttagcaaaaaaatgtataacaaattaattaatcccttcatttgtttgttctttttctctttacatgTGTATCAAGCTCTATTACCAGGCTAAAGGGTTGTATAAAGTCATGAAAAATTTGAATGTCCTTGTTTTTCTGGGGCCTTGGTCCTATCCTTACTCTGCACAGTTGAGTTTTAACTGGTCTACCAGGAATGGCTCATTTCTGGTTAGCATTTGCTGATGAAAACCACCAGCTTGAATAATGCATCTAGTTTTGTGCCTGTTTTTCTCCAACAGGCATCATTTAGAGGTATTAAAGCCAGACATTTGTTTATTTGGCaaattaaatattacataagCGAGTAGACTGTGTCTTCTTTATGGAATACTGAAATTTTCAAGTACATTCCTGCCTATAATTGTAGACTAGCACTGTGATCAACTGACAGATACTATAATGTAACAAGACTCTGCCACACTGGTTCATGCGGTAGCCCCAGAAATACTGTAAAACATTTAAGCATTGAAGAATATAGGTCACTAAAAGTATGTTCACCAAaccttttttttgtattattcttcCACTCTATTTCTCTCAATCTTTTAGGATTATCTGTATGATTACCTGAATAATTGATGTAACATGTGTTCTCCATACTCAGAGATCATGACTTAAAGTTTCTTTTGTTACAGGCTCATGAAACATGGACTGCTTTGAAAACAATAGCACAATATTATCTGAATGTGAATACCTTCACTTTTGACATGTCCACTTCCCAGTAAATGTGCTTTGATGGTTaaaccaggagagaaaaaaacGATGGGAGTCAACACGG from Panthera uncia isolate 11264 chromosome C2, Puncia_PCG_1.0, whole genome shotgun sequence encodes the following:
- the CC2H3orf85 gene encoding uncharacterized protein C3orf85 homolog; its protein translation is MNNWQFKERGALGAPFLLEDPANQFLHLKRHIYLQDYWDPDGNPNMWGNTLADKAHETWTALKTIAQYYLNVNTFTFDMSTSQ